Proteins found in one Melospiza georgiana isolate bMelGeo1 chromosome 1, bMelGeo1.pri, whole genome shotgun sequence genomic segment:
- the TCF24 gene encoding transcription factor 24, which yields MDCGHSAESSEEISSPGAEPDSSAGSSACCPPLAAAPRAAPGAAPGAAPGAGAAPGASAAPGAAPAPGRPAAANAARERSRVQTLRHAFLQLQKTLPSVPPDTKLSKLDVLLLATTYIAHLTRSLQDEEETPGEGLGTLRGDGYLHPVKKWPMRSRLYIGATGQFLTHSAQGDSANHGETSTSSQI from the exons ATGGACTGCGGACACTCGGCCGAGAGCAGCGAGGAGATTTCCAGCCCGGGGGCCGAGCCCGATTCCTCTGCCGGCAGCAGCGCTTGCTGCCCGCCGCTGGCGGCCGCGCCGCgggccgctcccggtgccgctcccggtgccgctcccggtgccggtgccgctcccggtgccagtgccgctcccggtgccgctcccgctccgggccgccccgccgccgccaaCGCGGCCCGGGAGCGCAGCCGGGTGCAGACCCTGCGGCACGccttcctccagctgcagaagACCCTGCCCTCGGTGCCGCCCGACACCAAGCTCTCCAAGCTGGACGTGCTCCTCCTGGCCACCACCTACATCGCGCACCTCACCCGCAGCctgcaggatgaggaggagacACCGGGAGAGGGCCTGGGCACCCTGCGAGGGGATGGGTACCTGCACCCTGTCAAG AAGTGGCCCATGCGTTCCAGGCTGTACATTGGAGCCACGGGACAGTTTCTGACTCACTCGGCACAAGGAGACAGCGCAAACCATGGGGAAACATCAACATCTTCACAGATCTAA